In Vicia villosa cultivar HV-30 ecotype Madison, WI linkage group LG7, Vvil1.0, whole genome shotgun sequence, the DNA window AGTCTAAACCTACAGAAAGCCCTAAATCtaacaaaaccctaaatcttgTTAAACCCTAAATCTAAACAAACCCTAATAATGTGCAGAAAATACTTACCTAGTATCGTGCCTTCGTCTTCAGTCGTCTCTTCTAACACAGTCACTACGAGAATCGCCTTCTTCGTCTTTGCAGTTGCTTAGAGAATTGCCTTCTCTTCTTCGTTTTGATAAGAGTGAATGGGGTTAACCCTTACATTTGGTTGTACACGTATGCCTTACACTATCATCTGGAATCCACTTACCCACGTCATCATACAAAATGCCATCTGGAAGTTTTTTTTGAACTTTGACTAACGGAAGGACTAACGTGGATATGTTAAGAAACTTAAAGGACCAATTTTCCACGAAAAAAAATGAAGCACCAAAGTGAACGAAAGggtacttaagggaccaaaaggatttttttttcaatttagttTCAAGTCGTAAGTGGTTTGCTATATTGTacataggggtggaaataggctacgctaggctaggctttataaggtctgggactggcctacgataaacttgaaAGCCTGTGGCCTATAATAGGCTCTCTTTTTTGGCCTGACTTGGCCTTTTTAAGAGCCCGGCCTGAcgtgaaagcctatttaaaagtctatttttcattatggttttcaattaatccatattatttaaAAAACCTTATAAGTtgtcctatatatgcatatataggccgaattatttagcctttgttctaatatatGTGCATATATAGGCTTGCCCATTTAGCCTTTTTTCTAATAAACATGCAAATATAGGCCGATCTATGtagcctatttttaatatacatgaaaatataggccgacctataaagtttgataggcttttttaatagcctaagtctgacctattttattaaataagctttaaaaaagcctaagtctGATCTTTTTGTTAAATAAGCCCGATCTTTTTGTTAAATAAGCCTGATCTGGCCTTATATAGGTTAGGCTATAGGCCCTTGTAGGCGGGTCTGGCTTATTTCCACTCTTGATTGTATATGTGATGTATGGATGTTTGTCTCTAATTTATATtcctttaatattttgttttaatggATCAAGCTCTATGTCTCTCCAATATCTTGtactattcttttttattttaatgatttcaaatttataaaaataataaataaaagataaaaaaacaaatttatatttttaaataaataattaataaatatagtttttataaaagatattaatataatttaaaaattaaataatttttacatTAAACAATTATAATTAAAGTTTAATTAATATACATTGATAGTGTAACAATATTTTActctattaaataattataactaTCAAATTTTTATAAATTCCCCATAGTGATATAATAATCCCATCCCATAAAGTAAAGTGCAAGTATGCAACATATCGATACAACATGCCGGTTCAAAAGTCGGTTACAAAATATACATACGCTTAGATGATTCAGGAAGACGTCTTTGAAAGTTAATATCCATTTGTCGGTGGAACATGAATATTTCAGTGTCAACAGCATTCATAATTTCTattttgacttaacaactttcttaatattttattttgttggaTTACAAATCTGTCGCCTTCTCGTACACGCTTCAAAAGTTCTTCAGTTGACCTTACAATTTCGTTGATGAAATTTTATGTCCTCTCCTCTTCTACTAGAGATAAACAATCTTTTTTGAAGAATTATAATACATCTGCGGTGGATTTTGAGGAAAATTTAGAGGAGTGTAAAAAATATATCCAACACCAATTAAAGCACTTCCGTTGCCAAGAAGGGTTTTTCAAGAATTAAAGGAGTTTCAGCGTCTTTTGGCATGTTTAAAATTATAAAGTCGGTAGGAAAAACAAGGTCATCCACCTTGACTATCACATCCTCCAAAATTTCATACGGGTATGTAATAGATCTGTCAACTAAGGGGAGAGTCATATGAGTAGACTTTGCATCTCCATAACCCAAACTCCTTCATCATTGAAAACGACATTAGATTAATGCTTGTTCCCAAATTACAAAGAGCTTGATAAACTTTTACAGGCCCAATTAACACGGAATAGTGAACCTTTCAAGATCAATAAGTTTTGGTGGAAGCTTCCGTTAAATGATAGCACTACACTCTATATTAAGGGTAGTATAGTCTTTTAGTGCTAGAAGATAAGGTTCTCATGTAAATAAATAGAAGGCTGGCATTTGTATTCTTTTTTTGATGAGTCTTTGATGAAACAAACTAACAGAATACAGTTACATTTCTGTTAgattcaatcttcttcttctcccttttttTGATGTTTCCATGGCTAAAAGCTCAATTCTCTTCATCATTGAGCTACACTTGATATGGTATCAGTAGATTTTTGAATCAAATCTCATTCCAAGATTTGTATTCTAGCTTCCGCATTTCCTGTTTCATCAAGATTTGTTTCGTTTCTTTCATCATCATGGAAGATCAACAGCAGAATCCGTTTTTCATCCATCACTCGGATCATCCTGGCCTTGTTCTGGTATCGCATCTCTTGACGGAAGACAATTATCCGTCATGGCGTCGCGCGATGTTCATAGCTCTTCGTGCAAAGAACAAAGTTGGATTTGTGGATGGATCGATTCCGCAACCTCCAGATGATGATCCTCAATTTCCTATCTGGCAACGCAACGACAATGTCGTTGCATCTTGGCTTTTGAATTCTGTGTTTAAAGAACTCACGGCGAGTGTGATCTATGCATCCAATGCAGCAGCAATTTGGAATGATCTTCAAGAACGATTTCTGCAGAACAACGGACCGCGTCTGTTTCAGCTTCGCAAAGACTTCATCACCTGCACTCAAGGTACACTCTCAGTTGGTGCCTATTATTCTAAGCTCAAGGGTCTTTGGGAAGAGCTAGCTGAATTTCGTCCGATTCACAATTGTGTGTGTGGAGGTGTTAATCCCTTGATTGAACACATCAATCGTGAATACGTTTTAACATTCTTGCTAGGTCTGAATGAGAGTTTCAATTCCATTCGAAGCCAAATTCTTCTTATGGATCCTTTACCGTCTGTTCCTCGTGTGTTTTCGCTTGTAATTCAAGAAGAGAAACAAAGGGTGATTAATTCCATTGCCAGTGATAATACTGAAGCTTTAGCTTATGCTGTCAATGATTCTCATGGTACTAAGTCCAAGATTGGAAAGAAGGATAGGCCTATATGCTCTCACTGTGGGATTCTTGGACACATCAAAGACAAATGCTTCAAGTTACATGGATATCCACCTGGATATCGAAAAAACAAGGTTATATCGTCTACACCATCTGCTGCTAATGCTGTTAATACAGAGATCTTGGATGATGCAGCACCTTTGAACACAAAGCAATATCAACAACTCATTGCTTACATTCAAGGACAAATGGCAAGACAATCTACTCTTGGAGAAGCCTCTTCATCATGTGCTTCAGTAGGTATGGTATTTTCCTCATCACATCATAATAATTACCCTTCAGAACATGTTTGGATTGTAGATTCAGGAGCCACATCTCACATTGTTCATACTCTAAATTTGTTCAGCTCTTACAAATCTCTGTCTAACAAATATGTGTCCTTACCTAATAACACCAAAGTTTGTGTAACTGCCATAGGCACAGTCAATTTAGGAAACAACTTGACATTACATAATGTGTTGTACATTCCTCAATTCAATATAAACCTGTTATCTGTTAGTCAGCTGGTACAGCATTCAAATTTATCCATTCTGTTTTCTGATAATGGATTCATTATCCAGGACATTCACAAGGGGAGGGTGATTGGCAAGGGTGATCAAAGTCATAACCTGTACTTCCTCAAAGTGGAGTCTACATCATCTTTTTGTGCTTTTAATAATAAACCTTTGTTAGGTGTACAAAACTGTAATTCCGTTAGCAATGTTTCCATTTCAACATGGCATGCTAGATTAGGTCATTTATCTAATCAAGTGTTGAAAACTATTCAAAATGTCATTCCTGAATTGTTTCCTTCAGATACAGCTTATACAGAGCTCTGTAATGTTTGTCCTCTTGCAAAATTGCATCGTTTACCTTTTAATTCCAATAATAATCATGCTGCTTTAGCTTTTGATCTAATACATTGTGATGTGTGGGGACCATTTAAAAGACCTACATATAATGGCTCACATTACTTTTTAACCATTGTGGATGACAACACAAGGTATACTTGGATTCACTTGATGAAACATAAATCTGAAGCAACCTTGTTGATTAAATTGTTCTTTAAATATGTTAAGATTCAATTTAATGCTTGTATTAAGGCAATTCGCAGTGACAATGCCAAAGAGTTGCAGTTAACTGAGTTCCTACAAACAGAAGGAGTTCTACATCAATTATCTTGTCCTCATAGACCACAACAGAACTCTGTAGTGGAGAGGAAACATCAGCATCTACTCAATGTGGCAAGAGCTTTGCTgtttcaatcaaaggttcctatCCAGTTTTGGGGTGATTGTGTGACCACAAGTGCTTTCCTAATAAATAGGACACCTTCTCCTGGCTTAAGTAACAAGTCTCCCTATGAGCTATTACATGGTAAGCTACCTGACTATGCCTCTTTAAGAGTGTTTGGTTGTTTGTGCTTTGCGTCTACGATTCCTGCACATAGAAATAAATTTACTCCTCGCGCCTTACCATGCATCCTCCTTGGATATCCACCAGGCACAAAAGGTTATAAGCTTTTAGTGCTTAAAACAAAAAAGATCATCATCACAAGAGATGTGATTTTCCATGAGTCTATATTCCCTTTCCACACACTTCAAGATGATACTTTTTTGCCTAATCTATTTCCTGACACAGTTTTGCCTAACACTATACATGAACACTCCACTCAAATTGACCAAAATCCGTTGGTTCTTCATAACCTTCCTATCACACCACCTGCCACACCTCAAGTTCATGAAGAACATCAACATGATAACAATGATTTACCTGTTGCAAATGTGCCTGTATCAGCTGCACAAACTCAAAACCATAGAAGATCCAATAGAAACCATCGACCTCCATCTTATTTACAAGACTACCAATGCCATGTTAAATACCCCATTCAAGCTCACTTGTCATATGACAAACTTACACCTTCGTACAAAGATTACATAAACCAGATATCCACAATATATGAACCCTCCTACTTTCATCAAGCTGTGTCAGACCCTAAATGGAGACATGCCATGGCAGAGGAAATAGCTGCTTTGGAAGCTAACAACACTTGGTCGGTTGAATCTCTACCTCAAGGTAAAAGAGCAGTTGGGTGCAGGTGGATATATAAGGTAAAATACAGAGCTGATGGATCACTTGATAGGTATAAGGCACGCCTAGTAGCTCAGGGGTTCACACAACAGCCTGGAGTGGATTTTCTCGACACTTTTTCTCCTGTAGCAAAGTTAACAACTGTTAGAATACTTCTGTCTATTGCAGCTCAAAAATAGTGGAAGTTTATTCAGTTGGACATTAACAACGCTATCCTTAATGGAGATCTTGATGAGGAAGTGTACATGAAATTGCCTCAGGGTTATCCTATTCAGGGGGAGAACTTGGTTTGTAAACTTAACAAGTCATTATATGGCTTAAGGCAGGCTTCTCGACAATGGTACCAAAAGTTCAGTTCCACACTCATATCATTAGGTTTTGAACAGTCACCAGCTGACCATTCATTGTTCTTTAGTGGAACTGGTTCTAATCTTGTCATTCTACTTGTATATGTAGATGACATTGTTGTTGCAGGTCCCAATATACAGAGGTTAAAACAAGTTGAAGATATGCTGAAACAACATTTCAAGTTAAAGGTTTTGGGGGACTTGAATTATTTCCTGGGATTAGAGATTGCTAAGTCTAAAAGAGGTATACATCTTTGTCAAAGAAAGTATACAATGCAACTACTTCAAGATACTGGATACACGGCATCTAAACCTGCCAATGTTCCGCTTGATGCCTCAATTTCCTTCAACAATACAGATGGTGAACGATTGGATGATATTTCTGGCTATAGAAGATTAATTGGGAAGCTCATGTATCTCACCATTTCGAGGCCACACATCACATTTGCTGTAAATAGGTTGAGTCAGTTCATGCAACATCCCCGCACCACTCACTTAGCAGCTGTACACCATGTATTGCAGTACTTGAAAGGCACACCAGGTAAAGGTCTTTTCTTTCCAGCCAAGTCATCCCTCAGACTTACTGCATTTGCAGATGCGGATTGGGGCAGCTGCAAGGTGTCGCGGAAATCTACCTCTTGTTTTTGCATATTCTTAGGAGAAGCTTTAATAGCGTGGAAATCTAAGAAGCAACCAACTGTGGCTCGCTCTTCAGCAGAAGCGGAGTATCGTTCCCTTGCCTCTCTCACTTCTGAATTACTGTGGATCAAGCAGCTGTTAAGAACATTTGAAGTTAATTTACAATCTGTTATGGTGTTTTGTGACAGCCAGTCTGCCATGCAATTAGCTTCGAATCCGTTAAGTCATGAACGCTCAAAACATGTTGACATCGATTGTCACTTTATACGACAGCATGTGCAATCTCAGTTCCTCAAACTTGTTCATGTCAAGTCTTCGCAACAACTGGCGGATCCTCTTACCAAAGCTCTGTCAAGACCCTTGTATGAGTATCTAACTTCCAAGTGGGGAATGCTGGATATATACCTTCccacttgagggggagtattaAGGGTAGTATAGTCTTTTAGTGCTAGAAGATAAGGTTCTCATATAAATAAATAGAAGGCTGACATTTGTATTCTTTTTTTGATGAGTCTTTGATGAAACAAACTAACAGAATACAGTTACATTTCTGTTAgattcaatcttcttcttctccccttTTTTGATGTTTCCATGGCTAAAAGCTCAATTCTCTTCATCATTGAGCTATTTCAAGGTCTACAACATTTTTATCATCCCTCAACCGTCGTTTTTTAGAAAGTAGCTATTTCATAAACTTATCATACACGTTCATTAGGTCTATAACTTCACAAAAGGAAAATTGAATAGAATTTTTTTGCCACATCTTCTTGAAATTTTTGAACCGCTCTTCTTTCTCATCCTTCTTCTTAGACTTCTCTTTTAAGAAAGAGTATGGTGTTATGATATAGTCGAAAAGTTCATGATTAGGATCATTAAGAATATGTTTCTTAGTCATCCTCCATGGCGAGTTCTTATTTATAAACTGGTCAAGAGTCTAACCCTTAACTTCATCATTACTCTCTTTCTCACTTTTTTCTCCATCACTTTTTTGATTTTCAATATCATCTTCTATCACCACTTTCTTTTCACCGACTTACTTCGCATTACTAACTTGTGTGAGTGTATATACTACTTTACTCCTTAATCCAATAGCACTACAATTTTCATTCTtcgggttatccatagtgttacCGTTGAATCCCCTCCCGAATTAGCCCGAGATGTTATTTTCTTCGATAACTGTCCAATTTGtgctttcaatttttttaagGAAGCTTATGAGTTCTTATTGGTTGTCAGTTGACTTTACATCATCATTTGTTGTGTCTGGCTTACCTTTTGAAAACTCTCTTGAGTAGAAAGCATGAATCCTTTTAGAGTTTTCTCCAAGGCTGGCGGATTTTGTTGAGGCGCTTGAGGTTCTAGAGGTGCACTTTGACTAGGATTCAAGGTCTGACTATTGTTGCTCCACTTGAAATTGTGGTGATCTTTCCACCTTGGGTTATATGTATTAGAATACTGATTGTTTCTTTGGAATTTTCATACTAAGCTTCTGCACTCTCCGTGTTAGGAACACAATTACCATTTGCTTGCTCACCTCCATAGAAATGACATTTAGAGTTTGAGTTTGGCTAACATTAGCTTGAGTCAACTGAGAAATAGCCAATTGTTTAGTGAGAGCTTCCAGTAGGGCGAGTAATGTAGTTTGTGTGTTAATAACTAACACACATTTTACTTTCGCAGTTCACTCACTCGAGCGGTATTCGTTTTGACACATATTTTCTTTGAGTGTCTAAACCTCTTTGTCAATCTTTTCTATCAATGTACCTCTAGGTGAGGTATCAATGAGCATTCTAGTAGCTGTTGTCAATCCTTTCATAAAGTGGATCAACTGATCCATGTAAATCATGTTATGATTCAGGCACTTTTGGAGTAACAACTTAAATCTCTCCCATGCATCAAACAAAGACTCACTATCTTCCTGACTAAAGTTCGTAATTGCATCTTTACTTTCGAAAAACTGCGCGTTTGAATAATATCATTCCAAGAACTTATCTTCTAACTCTTTCTATGTTTGTATCGTCTCATTGGGAATACACTACAACCATTCTTTAACTATACCAATTAATGAAATTTCGAACAAGAGCAATTTCTCTTGGTCATCAGTTATATATGTTCATGGTGGTTTGCATATGGAGTAGGTTGCATAGAACTTGGTAAGATATTCCTATGGATTTCAAATGGTCTGATCGTTAAACGCGTTATATCTCAGGCACTGTAACACATAATTCTTGATATCAAAAGTCACTGGGTTTGCCGGTTGGAATCCTCGTAAAACTTGATTAGCACCAATACACTTACAATAATCCCCAAACGTCTGATATGGTGGATTGGTCATTCCAGGTTCCTCTTTCTATTGTTGTTTAGCTAACAACACCTCGACCTTTGCTTTATGGAATGCTCATGTTGTTCTTTTTATCTCTAAAACCAACGGTAGAAACGTCGAATCCGAACCTCACATTGACACAATAAATAATACCTTAATAGCACTGGTAAATGCATAACCgtgtaagaaaattaaaattgaaattataaaataacataaatagaaataacaaaataaaacaaaacaagtcTCAAATTATACCTTGTTGAAAATatcaacaatccccggcaacgacgccaaaaACTTAATGGATAATTTACTAGTAAGTGTAATAGTGTTGTTATCGAAGTAATACAAATAAATTTGTCTCCACTAGGATTGCGAATTTAGAACAAGtgttgaaagtatattggagtacttttagttTATTGTTTCCACAAGGATtggtgcgatatcaccgccgttctatagtttatattgtcttgagttaaagttactttggttttggtttggtaaaagatcattcacaagtttagtagcaaagattaaaagtaggaaagttctaagtttaaagaaaagtatcaagacttgatttaATCGACCTAAAATTGTATGTCTTCCTACGAACATGCGTATGAATTCGTTATCAATCAATACTTCACGTATCGTTCGTCTATACCGTTCGTTTCTGCAATGTTATAGCAAGATTTACCTTATTGTTCAACCAACAATTTCTCAACTGattgaacaatacaaataacatttataaaccgatacaaagtgattatcaacaattaattccatgtctagacttaatgtttaatagatgatagagttagattaagattgaaatattgtatttcacaaacatttaaaccatagaaattcaagagtaaacaaactagatcatctatattgattaataacttgttcatacacaatattcataagaaaaacatacaaaaggtaaGGAAGATTACATCAAAGCCTTGACACCAAAAGGGTTTATCTATCCATagacatggtagcttgcacaagaaggaaggaAGAATAGCAAGCATCAATGGTGATTTTTCGACGATCAATGCTCCGATTCTTCGATTCTATGTTGCTACAGTTGTATTAGGGTTTATTATCTCTCAAAATGGTGTAACACACATGAAAAACAGAATTGATGTATTTATACAAAAATCAAGTTCTatccagcgcgcgtcgcgcgctctagCCCGCATCGCGCCCACCTCATTAATGATCAAACCACCCTAAAGCGCGCGTGTTGGAgcggtatagcggcaagcaacaaaagttttggaaatatttatccgggaatttatcgtgtccacagagattagtgctactgaactgccgttcgatGGGTTTTAAGcaaacaaggaaaatataacatatgaacataaagtaaattcattcttgatagagaatagcttatctggttcgaatctaaactactcctcacaaacttagatttatcactccgtcgtactcaatctacaatactcgtcagaatcaccacatatccctcacatcaatgtccatgtctgcaacaccgacagaattcaactatattgctctttcgatgaTGTATCAACCAATCGaacaacacagaagcattaaactcagatattaagtGGATGTTAACCTCAATCCTATGTCtaaaatcaaaagctaacagatatccccctaatcaagatttgtgatgtctatttctacaacaacacaaatccaaaacatt includes these proteins:
- the LOC131617890 gene encoding uncharacterized protein LOC131617890: MDPLPSVPRVFSLVIQEEKQRVINSIASDNTEALAYAVNDSHGTKSKIGKKDRPICSHCGILGHIKDKCFKLHGYPPGYRKNKVISSTPSAANAVNTEILDDAAPLNTKQYQQLIAYIQGQMARQSTLGEASSSCASVGHSQGEGDWQG